The following nucleotide sequence is from Streptomyces leeuwenhoekii.
GGGCGGTGGGCGTGACCGGCATGCTGCTCCAGGGCTGGGGCCCGGACGGCGAGGAGCACCCGGGCTGGTGGTGGTTCCACCTGGCGTTCTGGATCCTGCCGCTGAGCGACCCGCCCTACGCCGAGGGAGTCCAGGGCATCCACGGCGTCCTCGGCGACGACTGGGCCGCCGAACTGGCCGGACCGCTGTGGTACATCCGTGCCTACCTCTGGTACGTCCTGCTCTCCCCGCTGCTGCTGCGCGCCCTGCGGGTCGTGCCGTGGGTGACGATCCTGGCGCCGGTCGCCCTGGCGGCCGCCCTCGAGTTCGGCTACCTGGAGCTGCCCGGCGAGCGCCTCCCCTCCGCCGTCGACGACTTCAGCACCTTCGGGGCCTGCTGGGTCCTCGGCATGGCCTACCGGGAAGGCGTCTTCCAGCGCGTTCCCCGGTACATCGTCCCGTCCGTGGCGCCGATCATCGCGTGCGTGGGCCTGTGGTACGCCCTGAACCACGACTTCCGGACCGGCCACGACCTCGACACCATCCCCTTCGCCGAGGCCCTGTGGTCCCTCGGCACGGTGATGCTGCTGCTGCACATCAGCCCCACCTGGAGCGAGTGGCCGCGCCGGCTGCGCCGCTGGGACCGGCTGATCACCCTGCTCAACTCCCGCGCCGTCACCATCTACCTCTGGCACAACGTGTGCATCCTGGCCGCCGCGACCATGTGGGATCAGCTCTGGGGCGTCGACGTGCTGGGGGAGCACTTCTCCTGGCTGCTGGACAGCCCGTGGCCGGTCCTGGCGTTCACCTGGGTGCTCATCGGCGGCTGTGTCGTCTGGTTCGGCTGGATGGAGGACCTCGCCGCCAAGCGCAGGCCGCGGCTGTGGCCGGACGGCAGCACTCCCGCCCCGGCGGCGGGACACCGCAGGGCGTAGGGCCGGGGCCCGGGGCGCCCCGCCCGCCCGCCCGGCGGCCCCGGAAGCCTCCTCTCATCCCGCGGCCCCGCGGCGTGAGAGCAACGTTCCCTTCCGGTCACCCACCGCCACAGGGCCGAAACGCGCCCTCCCTAGCTTCGGAAGCCAGTCGAGCTCCGGAGCACCGTGGAGGCGTCATGACAGCCCCGAGCACAACGTCCGCACCCCCGGACAGGGGTGGCCGCTGGATCCAGCACTGGGACCCCGAGGACGAGACGTTCTGGAAGGAGACGGGGGAGAAGGTCGCCCGGCGCAACCTGCTCTTCTCCGTGCTCTCCGAGCACATCGGCTTCTCGGTGTGGACCCTGTGGTCGGTGCTGGTGCTCTTCATGGGCCCGGAGTACGGGCTGACCCCGGCCGACAAGTTCCTGCTCACCTCGGTGGTCACCCTGGTCGGCGCGGTGGTGCGGGTGCCCTACACCTTCGCCATCGCCCTCTTCGGCGGCCGGAACTGGACGGTGATCTCGGCCGCGCTGCTCCTCGTGCCCACCGTCGCGGCCTTCGCGGTGATGGAGCCCGGCACCTCCTTCTCCACCTTCCTCCTCGTCGGCCTGCTCGCGGGCGTCGGCGGCGGCAACTTCGCCTCCTCCATGACCAACATCAACGCCTTCTTCCCGCTCCGGAAGAAGGGCTGGGCCCTGGGCCTGAACGCCGGCGGCGGCAACATCGGCGTGCCCGTCATCCAGCTCGCCGCCCTCGCGATCATCGGGGCCGGCGGCGGCCCGCGCGTGCTGCTCGGCATCTAC
It contains:
- a CDS encoding acyltransferase family protein, yielding MTASPVPPPGAQTIPPTASPTTAPATAPADGAAPARRAPVRDRYFDLLRALALFRVVLYHLTGWAWLPVLFPSMGVMFALAGNLMARSLKRPAVQVVCSRMRRLLPPLWLLGAVGVTGMLLQGWGPDGEEHPGWWWFHLAFWILPLSDPPYAEGVQGIHGVLGDDWAAELAGPLWYIRAYLWYVLLSPLLLRALRVVPWVTILAPVALAAALEFGYLELPGERLPSAVDDFSTFGACWVLGMAYREGVFQRVPRYIVPSVAPIIACVGLWYALNHDFRTGHDLDTIPFAEALWSLGTVMLLLHISPTWSEWPRRLRRWDRLITLLNSRAVTIYLWHNVCILAAATMWDQLWGVDVLGEHFSWLLDSPWPVLAFTWVLIGGCVVWFGWMEDLAAKRRPRLWPDGSTPAPAAGHRRA